The Oxalobacteraceae bacterium OTU3CINTB1 genome includes a window with the following:
- a CDS encoding DUF4124 domain-containing protein: protein MKTSLKLTKMLLCAGLFAATASATSFASAGINRCVDAQGSVLLTDAECPQGSRVANDEAAVSDTGAEGIIINSGVERVVPAVQGGAGLPRSRWADLPRPLMRKAGGTDAMTLQAARSTLQMQDELRRQGRVASR, encoded by the coding sequence ATGAAGACATCGCTGAAATTGACAAAAATGCTGCTGTGCGCCGGCCTGTTCGCCGCCACCGCCTCCGCCACCTCGTTCGCCAGCGCCGGCATCAACCGCTGCGTCGATGCCCAAGGTTCCGTGCTGTTGACCGATGCCGAATGCCCGCAGGGCAGCCGTGTCGCCAACGACGAGGCCGCCGTTAGCGACACCGGCGCCGAGGGCATCATCATCAACAGCGGTGTCGAACGCGTGGTTCCGGCCGTGCAGGGCGGCGCCGGTTTGCCGCGCAGCCGCTGGGCCGATCTGCCGCGCCCCTTGATGCGCAAGGCCGGCGGCACCGACGCGATGACTTTGCAGGCCGCCCGCAGCACCTTGCAGATGCAGGACGAGTTGCGTCGCCAGGGCCGCGTGGCGTCGCGCTGA